The segment TAACATAAGCTTTAAGAAAACTGTGGGGATCTGAACTTACCGTCTGTCGACTAATAATCAAAGACTCGGGTTCAAGAACTTTCACTTCACAAACGTTTGCTTTAGAATGGGCCGCCAAATCCATTAAATCGAGTGTATGTTTTATGAAACTTTGGCTGAGTTTTAATCTCTGGATCTGTTCATCAATTTTTTGGTTTCTTTGTGATAGAATATGAGTAAGGTTCTCGGGGGAACGAACATCCAGATATTCCTTAATATCTGTGAGTGGCATTCCTAAATCTTTTAGGAATGTAATAACAATAAAAGCATAATACTGATGATAGGCGTAGTATCGGTAACCATTTTGATCGGTGAATTCTGGTTTAAATAAATCAATTTCATCGTAATAAAATAAAACATGTTTCGGTACATGACAAATTTTTGCGAATTGACCGGTAGTAAGTTTATCCTTTTTTATGCTCATTATACGTTTTCTCCTTGACTATAAGGTTACCTTATACCTTATTATAGTTCAGTTGCAAAAAAATGTACAGGAGGTAAAACTATGAGATTAATTATTAGATATTTAAAGAAATATAAGATGTTATTTCTATTAAATATTGTCG is part of the Erysipelothrix piscisicarius genome and harbors:
- a CDS encoding MerR family transcriptional regulator; this translates as MSIKKDKLTTGQFAKICHVPKHVLFYYDEIDLFKPEFTDQNGYRYYAYHQYYAFIVITFLKDLGMPLTDIKEYLDVRSPENLTHILSQRNQKIDEQIQRLKLSQSFIKHTLDLMDLAAHSKANVCEVKVLEPESLIISRQTVSSDPHSFLKAYVSFCIDNGITFTNYVGSITSKRAILEKRYRELDYLYAISLGDLENVNLYEKPGGTYLTYYHHGSYDTLSVGYDAMIAYASKHHFVLDEAFYEKLLINEITVKTEDEFIIELSVRILDDNSVE